A region from the Sandaracinus amylolyticus genome encodes:
- a CDS encoding sigma-54-dependent transcriptional regulator → MSEPEWKGHVLVVDDEEDLCELLSMRLEHHGFRATIETTGRGALEVLEREIVDAMILDLRLDGEDGLDVLDAVQRRSLDLPVIVLTAHGTVETAVAALHRGAYGFLTKPFHDHELLSEVEHAVERVRLRREVAGLRRIVGDEGEGVRLLGTSARIEEVRERIARIARSDATVLLLGESGTGKELAARMLHSLSPRAHGRFVAINCGALPADLLESELFGHVRGAFTGAVRDKEGLFAAASGGTLLLDEVGDAPPQVQVKLLRVLQEREVVAVGATRATPVDVRVVAATHRDLRAAVERGTFREDLFYRLHVVPVEMPALRDRREDIPLLAELFLARAASRHRLSEPHLTSDALRILRAHDWPGNVRELANVIEGAALLAPDGVLRPQHVLAVLARAPELDASESEPPSGSIDGRDLARSRELLPLREAREAFDRAYLEEALRRAGGNVSAAARLAGRNRTDFHALLKRHGLSPGDFREG, encoded by the coding sequence GTGAGCGAGCCCGAGTGGAAGGGGCACGTCCTCGTCGTCGACGACGAGGAGGACCTCTGCGAGCTGCTCTCGATGCGCCTCGAGCACCACGGCTTCCGCGCGACCATCGAGACCACGGGGCGCGGCGCGCTCGAGGTGCTGGAGCGCGAGATCGTCGACGCGATGATCCTCGACCTCCGCCTCGACGGCGAGGACGGCCTCGACGTGCTCGACGCCGTGCAGCGGCGCTCGCTCGATCTGCCGGTGATCGTGCTCACCGCGCACGGGACCGTGGAGACCGCGGTCGCCGCGCTCCATCGCGGCGCGTACGGCTTCCTCACCAAGCCGTTCCACGACCACGAGCTGCTCTCCGAGGTCGAGCACGCCGTCGAGCGCGTCCGGCTGCGTCGCGAGGTCGCGGGCCTGCGCCGCATCGTCGGCGACGAGGGCGAGGGCGTGCGCCTGCTCGGCACCAGCGCGCGCATCGAGGAGGTGCGCGAGCGGATCGCGCGCATCGCGCGATCCGACGCGACCGTGCTGCTCCTCGGCGAGTCGGGCACCGGCAAGGAGCTCGCGGCGCGCATGCTCCACTCGCTCTCGCCGCGCGCGCACGGACGCTTCGTCGCGATCAACTGCGGCGCGCTGCCCGCGGATCTCCTCGAGAGCGAGCTCTTCGGGCACGTGCGCGGCGCGTTCACCGGCGCGGTGCGCGACAAGGAGGGCCTGTTCGCCGCCGCGAGCGGCGGGACGCTCCTGCTCGACGAGGTGGGCGACGCGCCGCCGCAGGTCCAGGTGAAGCTGCTGCGCGTGCTGCAGGAGCGCGAGGTCGTCGCGGTCGGCGCGACGCGCGCGACGCCGGTCGACGTGCGGGTCGTCGCAGCGACCCATCGCGATCTGCGCGCCGCGGTCGAGCGCGGCACGTTCCGCGAGGACCTCTTCTATCGACTGCACGTCGTGCCGGTCGAGATGCCCGCGCTGCGTGATCGCCGCGAGGACATTCCGCTGCTCGCGGAGCTCTTCCTCGCGCGCGCCGCGTCGCGCCACCGCCTCTCCGAGCCGCACCTGACGAGCGACGCGCTGCGCATCCTCCGCGCGCACGACTGGCCCGGGAACGTGCGCGAGCTCGCGAACGTGATCGAGGGCGCGGCGCTGCTCGCGCCCGACGGCGTGCTGCGCCCCCAGCACGTGCTCGCGGTGCTCGCGCGTGCCCCCGAGCTCGACGCGTCGGAGAGCGAGCCGCCGAGCGGATCGATCGACGGGCGAGACCTCGCCCGCTCGCGCGAGCTGCTGCCGCTGCGCGAGGCGCGCGAGGCGTTCGATCGCGCGTACCTCGAGGAAGCGCTCCGCCGCGCGGGTGGCAACGTGAGCGCCGCCGCGCGCCTCGCCGGCCGCAATCGCACCGACTTCCACGCGCTCCTCAAGCGCCACGGCCTCTCGCCGGGCGACTTCCGCGAGGGTTGA
- a CDS encoding FtsB family cell division protein — protein sequence MSRTSTFLAWLLPLSLLLGSIIAVPLLVMGEQGLPRYRALRDELAEVQRTNERMREEVRQLQHDVRSLRADERAIERIARDELGMVREGEIVFQFPE from the coding sequence ATGTCGCGGACCTCGACGTTCCTCGCGTGGCTCTTGCCGCTCTCGCTCCTGCTCGGATCGATCATCGCGGTGCCGCTGCTCGTGATGGGCGAGCAGGGCCTGCCCCGCTATCGCGCGCTGCGCGACGAGCTCGCCGAGGTGCAGCGCACCAACGAGCGCATGCGCGAAGAGGTCCGCCAGCTCCAGCACGACGTGCGCTCGCTGCGCGCCGACGAGCGCGCGATCGAGCGCATCGCGCGCGACGAGCTCGGCATGGTCCGCGAGGGCGAGATCGTCTTCCAGTTCCCCGAGTGA
- a CDS encoding HAMP domain-containing sensor histidine kinase, with the protein MRLFSRLVVSHAAPVLVITVALAIVLGALGRMTQLVVELGEDELGTLAREGALHEADWNLDLSMRHALARCARGEDEAATEPIERNASILRDRLRGTAPVSQPLYRASVGYLDLADRLLASGVCSPYSAIAELERSELDARITTIWVERLAELHAAARAQEGDVGRLGTSALVVGVLIAAIALALAMWTARRMAAEISEPLAKISRVAQRLSRGDFGESLVAEGPAEIVELAEELERMRVRLAELESLKQGFLASISHELRTPLSKIREALALLMDGACGPLQERQARVVGIARTACEREIRIVTTLLDLSRLRAGAPLRRRGGVSVDDVLANAVAEEGSDARARRVTIDVEREGDSVRTALDEALLERAFANLMRNAVSVSKPGQVVRVTRTIERVDGRSVAVVRVRDEGPGVPDEVRDTLFEPFVTVAVDGSPKALGIGLGLALAREVARAHGGELELDATVDRGACFVMRLPLDGRESAPPRALGGAPLGVLGVPS; encoded by the coding sequence ATGCGTCTCTTCTCGCGCCTCGTCGTCTCTCACGCCGCGCCCGTCCTCGTGATCACCGTGGCGCTCGCGATCGTCCTCGGCGCGCTCGGGCGCATGACGCAGCTCGTGGTGGAGCTCGGTGAGGACGAGCTCGGCACGCTCGCCCGCGAGGGCGCGCTCCACGAAGCGGACTGGAACCTCGATCTCTCGATGCGCCACGCGCTCGCGCGCTGTGCCCGCGGCGAGGACGAAGCGGCGACCGAGCCGATCGAGCGCAACGCGTCGATCCTGCGCGATCGGCTGCGAGGCACCGCGCCGGTGTCGCAGCCGCTCTACCGCGCGTCGGTCGGCTACCTCGATCTCGCGGATCGCCTGCTCGCGTCGGGCGTGTGCTCGCCGTACAGCGCGATCGCGGAGCTCGAGCGCAGCGAGCTCGACGCGCGCATCACGACGATCTGGGTCGAGCGGCTCGCGGAGCTCCACGCCGCGGCGCGCGCCCAGGAGGGCGACGTCGGGCGGCTCGGCACGAGCGCACTGGTCGTCGGCGTGCTGATCGCGGCGATCGCGCTCGCGCTCGCGATGTGGACCGCGCGCCGCATGGCCGCGGAGATCAGCGAGCCGCTCGCGAAGATCTCGCGCGTCGCGCAGCGGCTGTCGCGCGGAGACTTCGGCGAGTCGCTGGTGGCCGAGGGTCCGGCGGAGATCGTGGAGCTCGCGGAGGAGCTCGAGCGCATGCGCGTGCGGCTCGCCGAGCTCGAGAGCTTGAAGCAGGGATTCCTCGCGTCCATCTCCCACGAGCTGCGAACTCCGCTGTCGAAGATCCGCGAGGCGCTCGCGCTGCTGATGGACGGCGCGTGCGGACCGCTCCAGGAACGTCAGGCACGCGTCGTCGGCATCGCGCGGACCGCGTGCGAGCGCGAGATCCGCATCGTGACCACGCTCCTCGATCTCTCGCGGCTGCGCGCGGGCGCGCCGCTCCGGCGCCGCGGCGGTGTCTCGGTCGACGACGTGCTCGCCAACGCCGTCGCGGAAGAAGGCTCCGATGCGCGCGCACGGCGCGTCACGATCGACGTCGAGCGCGAAGGGGACTCGGTGCGCACCGCGCTCGACGAGGCGCTGCTCGAGCGCGCGTTCGCGAACCTGATGCGCAACGCGGTCTCGGTCTCGAAGCCGGGCCAGGTGGTGCGCGTGACGCGCACGATCGAGCGCGTCGACGGGCGCAGCGTCGCCGTGGTGCGCGTGCGCGACGAGGGCCCCGGTGTGCCCGACGAGGTGCGCGACACGCTGTTCGAGCCGTTCGTCACGGTCGCCGTCGACGGCTCGCCCAAGGCGCTCGGCATCGGCCTCGGGCTCGCGCTCGCGCGCGAGGTGGCGCGCGCCCACGGCGGCGAGCTCGAGCTCGACGCGACCGTCGATCGCGGTGCGTGCTTCGTGATGCGGCTGCCGCTCGACGGACGCGAGAGCGCACCGCCCCGCGCGCTCGGCGGCGCGCCGCTCGGGGTGCTGGGGGTGCCCTCGTGA